One genomic region from Puniceicoccaceae bacterium encodes:
- a CDS encoding IS256 family transposase — LNTTFLSTNIIENAIKNLRRHIGRVCRWRDKADQPEHWIASGLQLAHRGFRRVRGHRDLDQLQKALKRAEKGELAA, encoded by the coding sequence CTCAACACCACATTTCTGAGCACAAACATCATTGAAAATGCGATCAAAAATCTTCGCCGTCATATCGGGCGTGTGTGCCGATGGCGCGATAAAGCCGATCAACCCGAGCACTGGATTGCCAGCGGACTGCAACTGGCCCATAGAGGATTCCGCAGAGTCCGTGGGCATCGCGATTTAGACCAACTCCAGAAAGCCCTCAAGCGAGCCGAAAAAGGAGAACTTGCGGCATGA